The Halobacillus amylolyticus nucleotide sequence TTTTACTGCCCGTCCTTGATATCCTCCAATTTTTGCCCTTATATAGGTCGACTGACTGTCCATAACATTTGGTATATCCATGCCGCCAGCTATCGCGATATACGCTCTGCACCCTGACTGACTTTTACCAAATTTTAAGACGGAACCTGCCTTTACATAGATTGCTCTCCACATATGTACTTTTTCACCGTTAATGGTGGGGGACAGGTTCCCACCGCAAATGGATAGGAGGACGTCTTCTTGAAATTCGATAGCAGGTCCAAGCAGCGTGGCCTCAAGCGTCGCTTCCGCTTCATCATTACCTACTAGTAAATTCGCTATTCGATGTGCATATGGGTCCATGCTGCCGCTTACAATGACACCATATTTTTGATAGCCTGTCCGCCCTAAGTCTTGCACACTTGTCAGCAATCCTTCCTTAATTATTTTCATCATTAATAGACTCCTCCCAGTTGTGGTACTCTTCTTCGGTGATTTCTTTAAAAGTAATCAAATCCCCGGCACGCAGTAAACTTGGAGTCTCTTGTTCTGGAGTGAATAACCTCATTGGCGTCCGGCCAATCAATTGCCAGCCACCGGGTGTTTCAATAGGATAGACGCCAGTCTGCATCCCAGCAATTCCTACCGTTCGTTCAGGAATAGCGAGCCTAGGTGAGTCTCGTCTCGGTGCAGCAATTTTTTCGGACATCCCACCGATAAAAGGAAAGCCAGGCGCGAATCCAATCATATAGACGGTGTACTGACCACTGCTGTGGATGTCAATCACTTCTTTTGTTGAAAGGTTATTATGCTCGGCAACAAATTCTAAATCAGGTCCAAACTCACCGCCATAACATACAGGAATCTCAATCGTCCTGACTGATTCCGCTTCACCTTCTTTCACAGTTGAAAGCAGGGACTCAACCTTCTTTTTAACTATTGTGTAGGGGAATACATCATCAGTAGCTAATTGAAGAGGATCATAAAAAAGCGTAACCGTCGTGAATGCGGGTATGTATTCAACCATCCAATCAGGTTTTTCTTGATCGAATAGGTGGGAAAGAATGCGTACTTTATTTTGTGCATCTTCATTAATCTCATCACTAATCGTAATAACAATGGCCTGATCACCAAGGGGGATAACGAGTAATTCACTGTTTCACCTCAAATCGGTTAGAGTTTTCTGAAATTATTTTAATTATAGATCATTGTACAATATGTGACAAATAGCTTGTTAATCTTCCATAGTCTTGACATACAATGCGGTATTCAGGCATTTAAACTGCATAATGTACTATTGTTATAAAAAGTAGGGGAACTTAAAATAGCTAAAGTGGAAGACTTTTCAGGGATCATCCTTGCCTGTTAGATTGCTTGAATAAAAAAAGTCTGATCCGAGATGTTCGTACACCTGGATCAGACCCTTTATTACTTATTATTAACCGTTTATTACGAGGTCGTTGCTTCTTGTTGTCCTGGACCACTCTTATTATTTCGAATAAATTGCAGAGCTGTCACTACAGCAAAAACAGCTAAGCCTGCCAGAGAGATAACATACTCAGGATAGACGAGCAGCAACCCGCCAGCGAATAGAAAGATACGTTCAAGCCAATTCACCTTGCTGACAAAATAGCCAATCATGGCAGCACTGATGCTGGCCATTCCTAACAAGGCCGTAACGACGGCAATCGAAACATTCACGAAGTTGGCATCCCCCTGCAAGAGCAAAATCGGCTGGGAAACAAACACATAAGGAATAATGAATGCAGCGATAGCTAGTTTTACGGCTGTGACTCCGGCCTTCATTGGATTCGCCCCTGCGATCCCTGCTCCTGCATAGGCCGCTAAACATACAGGCGGTGTGATATCGGCTACGATTCCAAAATAAAACACAAACATATGAACAGCAATGACCGGAACGTCAAAGGCTAACAAAGCTGGTGCAGCCATTGTTGCTGTTACAACATAGTTCGCTGTCGTAGGGAGTCCCATACCTAGGATAATACAGGCAATCATCGTAAAGAACATGACGAGGAAAAACTGTCCTTGCGCCAAGTCAATAATGCCCCCTGCAATTTTTGGTCCTAGTCCCGTAGTCGTTACCGTTCCTGCAATAATTCCAGCCGTCGCACAGGCGGCAATGACAGGAAGAGCTACTCTCGCGCCTTCTTCCAGCAGCTTGATGATGCCTCTTAAGGACATTCGTGTATCGTTCCGGAAAAAGCTAATCACAAAGGCTGTCCCTATCGCGAATAACGCAGCATAAGTTGGTGTGTAACCAACAAGTAAAAAGCCGATAATGATGACTAATGGCAGGAATAAATCGATTCGTTTGGCCAGGTTTTTCGTTTTCGGGAGTTCCTCTTTTTTAAGACCCATAATTCCTTGCTTCCGCGCTTCAAAGTGAGTACCTAGGAACACCCCGGCAAAATATAAAACGGCCGGAATAATGGCTATGACAATGATCTCATTATAAGGAATTCCAGTGTAGGAAGCCATGATAAAAGCGGCAGCCCCCATAATAGGCGGCATGATTTGTCCACCTGTTGAGGCAGAGGCTTCAGATGCAGCTGCAAAATGTGGCTTGAATCCAGCGTTTTTCATCATAGGAATGGTAAACGATCCTGAGCCGACTGTATTTGCTACTGAACTTCCGCTTACCATCCCTTGCAACCCACTTGCAGCAACAGCCGCTTTCGCTGTCCCACCTGTGTAACGGCCTGTTAAACGTAAGGCAATATCATTAAAGAATTGCCCGATATTCGTTTTAACTAAAATGACCCCAAAGAATAGGAATAAATAAATGTAAGTAGATGAAATTTGAATGGGTATGCCAAAAATGGAACTGGAACTATAGAACATCTCTGTTGCCAGTGTAGGCCAGTCATAACCGGCGTGACCGATGACTGGGATAAATTGCCCGAACAGGCCATAAAGCAAAGCCGCGATCGCAATAATGACAATCGGGAGTCCAACTACACGGCGCGTCGCTTCAAGTAATAAAAGTATCCCCGCCGTTGCGACGATTTGATCCATGTACGTAAAACCAAAAATAATCGCTTCATTAATTAATCGTTCATAATTGTAGATAATATAGTAGTTAGAAAATAATGCGGCAATCGCTAAGAGTGCATCATACCAAGGTACACCTCGTTTTTTTGTCAAGGAAGACTTGAATGGATATAAGAGATAGACCAAACATAAGCCTGCCCCTAAATGGAGGGCCCCCTGAACCAGTGACACATAGGATCCTCTAAAAGCAGTGTATAGCTGAAAAATAGTTAAAGCTCCGCCGAGGATTAATGTCACCCAGCCCCATGGTCCTAAATTTGTACGAAAGGCGCTTTCTTTGTCATACTTAGCCATAAGTTCATGTTTATCTATTTCCTTCGTTTCCTTTGCAGACACTGTTCTACCCCCTTTTCACATTGAAAAATAATAGTGAGGTGAAAGAACCGGACATTCTTTGTCCGGTTCTCAAGCCAACTACTATTCGATAATCCCTGCTTCTTTAAAGTACTTCTCAGCACCCGGGTGAAGAGGAAGGTCCTTAGCGCCGGTTAGCGCGCTATCTTCCGTAATTAATTTTGCCTGGGCAATCGTCATATCGCCCGCTTTTTCATAAAGTGTCTTCGTAATTTTGTAAGCCAAGTCCTCACTTACTTGATCTTTAGATGCTACTAGCAAAGCCATAGCTGTAACGGTTTGGACAGGCTCGTCTTGCCACTCGTATGTGCCCGGTTCTACCGTATACGCTTCATATTGACTATTTTCAGTGACTTCTTTAAGTGCCTCTCCTTCAATATCAAGGAAATTAACCTCACCTGTAGCAGCAGCTAGCTCATCTGTTGTAGATGAAGGGACCCCGACAACGGCAAATGAAGCATCAATCGTACCATTTTGCAGCTTACTTTTAGCATCGCCGAAACCTTCTTCGTACGCTTCGTAATCGCCTTCTTCAATCCCGTAGGCCGATAACACGAGCTCAGCTGCTTCACGTGTTGCCCCGCCTGGAGGCCCAATCGCAACACGCTTTCCTTTTAAGTCCTCAATTGACTCAATGCCAGTAGAATCTAATGTAACAACTTGCAATGCTTCAGGGTAAAGGGAGCCGATCACACCTACATTGTCCATCTCTTTACCTTCAAACTCTCCTGTACCTTCTGTCGCATTAATCATCGTTGTATTTTGAGCAATTCCAAGTTGGAAATCACCCGACTGAATTTTAGCGATATTCTCTACAGAGGCACCAGACTCTACAGAACTGACGTCAAAACCATCTACATCGATATTATCTGTCCAAAGGTTTGCCATCTCTCCACCTAATGGATAATAAACGCCTCCCACACTACCTGTTCCCATGGTTAAGTTTGTCATCGTTTCTCCGCCGTCACTTCCACCATCACCACTGTCTGAACTGGAATCACCGCCGCCTTTTCCACTCTCGCCACAGGCACTTAGGATCATGCCGATAGCTAAGACGAATACGAATAAAAATAGCGTTTTTTTCTTCAAAAAAATACCCCCTTAATATTTTTGTTCATATTTAAAACATAATGATAGATTTACCAATATGTTTAAAACATAAAGTTGTAGCACATCGATTCGTCATTTTTGAAAACTTGTTCACAAATTCGTGACTAACGTGTACAGCGAGGTAGATTATAAAATCATCTAATCATTAGGTTTTAAGAATAATAGAATTTAGATGCACCAAGAATCTTCTACAGATCAATATAAGGCGACTATTTATGTAGTTCTTGAGAACTGGTCAGCCGCGATTATAAAATTAATTACTTTATACGGAGCTAGCGTATCAAGTCATTTTTATTATATGTGGTTGTACTCGGAATATAACTTGCTTGCAGGAAAGCAAATGATCCTTGTAATGCTTCCTATTTCAAAAGCCGTATGTTCTTGATTCCCCTACATATTTATGAAATAATTGGGTTGTTGAAAAATGCAACAAGTGGCGAGGGATAATTATGATAAAAGTGCTAGTTGTAGCCCCTTACCAGGGACTAGCGGAAGCAATGAAACTTTGGAAGTTTGAGCAGGGTCAATTAATCATTGATATTCATATTGGAAACTTAGAAGAAGGGGTAAAGATTGCCCGTAACGCAGAATCACAAGGATATGATGTGATTATCAGTCGTGGAGGTACAGCCTCTTTAATTGAGGAAGCTGTCGGATTGCCAGTTGTGGATATAAAAGTAACGGGATATGATATGTTACGAGTTTTTACTTTGCTGAAAGGGATGCGAGGGAAAGCGGCCCTAGTCGGGTTTCCTAATATCTCTCAAGGGCATCTACGATATGCAGTATTTTGGATATGGATGTTAAAACAGTAACCATTCAAAGTGGAGAAGAAGTTGCTGGGCACTTGAAGGTATTGAAGCAGGAGGGATATGGGGTAGTCATTGGTGATGTAGTAACTGTTCAAAATGCTGAGAAAGTAGGGCTTCAAGGTATATTGATCACCTCAGGAAAAGAGGCAATCATGGAAGCATGTGATGAAGCGAAAAGAATGTATAAACTTTTTGATAGGCTACATCGCCATAATTCGTTGCATGCTCAGTTATTGGATACTCTACCGCAGGCTCTTCTTATGGTAGATGCCAATGCAGAGATCATTTTAGAAAATAAAATCTTAAAAGAAGTATTGGGAGCAAAAGATGTAATGGAACTGGCTATGATCAACCAGATGTTAAGTCAAGTCCTTGAGCACAAGTATAGTCAATGGAGTAAAGTTGAAATAAATCATACTATGTACGAGGTCTACGGGTATTTAGCAGATAAAAAAGAACAAATTGTGTGTTTTTTATTTCAAAAATCGTACTTCAATAAACATGTAGAAGGAATGCAGGTAGCCACACATACGTCTCATGTACCCATTTCTGGGAGTAGTCCGATAGCCGTACAGATGGAGGGCAGTTTAGTGGATTATGCTAAGGTGGATTCTTCCATATGGTTGGAGGGAGAACCAGGTACTGGGAAAATGACTTTTGCTCATAATCTACATTTTGAAATGTTTGGTCAATCTGCTCCCATCGTCTTAATGGATGCAGAGTATTTATCTTCTCAGGATCTTAAATCATTGATCGAAAGTGAACAATCCCCTTTATTCGAACGAGGTACTTTCGTCTGTAATAATATTCATAAACTTGACTTAGATGCCCAAGGTCTCATGCTGAAATTGCTCTATCGATTATCAAGCCAATTTCGTATCATTACCGTTTCTGATCATTCAGTACATTCTCTTTTAGAACAGGGGCTATTTAGTCATGATTTGTATTATAAAATCGCAAAGCTGAATATGCATTTTCCTCCGCTGAAGGAACGTATGGAAGATATACAGGAATTGATACAATCGTTTATCACAGAAGCTCATACAAAAAGCGGTTGTGAAACAATTGGAATACGGCCTAAAGCTTTAGAAATGCTCCAGAACTACCATTGGCCGGGCAACATTGATCAATTAAAACAAGTTACGGAAGAGTTAATTCTAAACAGTAGTGGCTACTACGTTGAACCATCAGATGTTGCTAAAGTGATCAAGAAGTTAAAACAAGATCATTCTATCGAAGAGGATTCATCCGAAAAACTCCACATAAAGGGCGACCTAAAGCATATGGAGAAAACAATTATCCAAAAGGTTATGGAGCAAGAAGGTATGAATCAATCAAGAGCAGCTAAAAGACTTGGAATAAATAGAACGACATTGTGGCGCAAGCTTAATTCATAAGCTTGCGTTTATTGTTGCAAAAATAAACAAAATTTTATACATATAGGATAAATATGATTTTGTTTACTCCCTCTTGTGATTTATTGTTGCATATTATAACTGTTTATTTTATCATGAAAACATGAAAACGCTTTAGTTATATTTATTGTTTCATTATTAAACAATAGTGCTAAAATGAAGGAGGAAGAAAAGATGAAAATCAAAGCAACTTTGGAGAGGATTCCCGGCGGTATGATGGTGGTACCGTTGCTATTAGCAGCAGTACTTAATACAGTCGCACCCGATTTACTACGGATCGGTAACTTTACCCAAGCACTGTTTGTAGATGGTGCAAGTACATTAATTGCTTTGTTCCTTTTATGCACGGGAGCTCAAATCAATTTGAAGACTGTAGGGGTCAGCCTTGGTAAAGGGCTACACTTCTAACGACTAAATGGGTAGTGGGAGCCGCTTTTGGACTATTGGCATATTTCTTTGCTGGTGAAAACGGGCTTTGGCTAGGTCTTGCTCCTATTGCCATCATAGCTGCAATGACGAATAGTAATGGTGGTCTTTATATTGCGGTAGTGGGTCAATACGGTAATAAAACAGACCGAGCCGCTTATTCATTGCTCGCTCTAAACGATGGACCTTTCTTTACGATGGTAGCCTTATCCATTTTTGGTGCGATGGGATTTGTTGATGGTTTATTCTCTATCACTTCATTTATCGCAGTTTTACTACCTATTATTGTAGGTATGGTGCTAGGTAATCTTGATGAAGAAATGAGATCGTTCCTTGACCAAGGAAGCTCCATGCTCATCCCGTTTTTCGCTTTTGCACTTGGTATGGGCAT carries:
- the pxpB gene encoding 5-oxoprolinase subunit PxpB, whose translation is MPLGDQAIVITISDEINEDAQNKVRILSHLFDQEKPDWMVEYIPAFTTVTLFYDPLQLATDDVFPYTIVKKKVESLLSTVKEGEAESVRTIEIPVCYGGEFGPDLEFVAEHNNLSTKEVIDIHSSGQYTVYMIGFAPGFPFIGGMSEKIAAPRRDSPRLAIPERTVGIAGMQTGVYPIETPGGWQLIGRTPMRLFTPEQETPSLLRAGDLITFKEITEEEYHNWEESINDENN
- a CDS encoding TRAP transporter permease, with the protein product MAKYDKESAFRTNLGPWGWVTLILGGALTIFQLYTAFRGSYVSLVQGALHLGAGLCLVYLLYPFKSSLTKKRGVPWYDALLAIAALFSNYYIIYNYERLINEAIIFGFTYMDQIVATAGILLLLEATRRVVGLPIVIIAIAALLYGLFGQFIPVIGHAGYDWPTLATEMFYSSSSIFGIPIQISSTYIYLFLFFGVILVKTNIGQFFNDIALRLTGRYTGGTAKAAVAASGLQGMVSGSSVANTVGSGSFTIPMMKNAGFKPHFAAASEASASTGGQIMPPIMGAAAFIMASYTGIPYNEIIVIAIIPAVLYFAGVFLGTHFEARKQGIMGLKKEELPKTKNLAKRIDLFLPLVIIIGFLLVGYTPTYAALFAIGTAFVISFFRNDTRMSLRGIIKLLEEGARVALPVIAACATAGIIAGTVTTTGLGPKIAGGIIDLAQGQFFLVMFFTMIACIILGMGLPTTANYVVTATMAAPALLAFDVPVIAVHMFVFYFGIVADITPPVCLAAYAGAGIAGANPMKAGVTAVKLAIAAFIIPYVFVSQPILLLQGDANFVNVSIAVVTALLGMASISAAMIGYFVSKVNWLERIFLFAGGLLLVYPEYVISLAGLAVFAVVTALQFIRNNKSGPGQQEATTS
- a CDS encoding TAXI family TRAP transporter solute-binding subunit; translation: MKKKTLFLFVFVLAIGMILSACGESGKGGGDSSSDSGDGGSDGGETMTNLTMGTGSVGGVYYPLGGEMANLWTDNIDVDGFDVSSVESGASVENIAKIQSGDFQLGIAQNTTMINATEGTGEFEGKEMDNVGVIGSLYPEALQVVTLDSTGIESIEDLKGKRVAIGPPGGATREAAELVLSAYGIEEGDYEAYEEGFGDAKSKLQNGTIDASFAVVGVPSSTTDELAAATGEVNFLDIEGEALKEVTENSQYEAYTVEPGTYEWQDEPVQTVTAMALLVASKDQVSEDLAYKITKTLYEKAGDMTIAQAKLITEDSALTGAKDLPLHPGAEKYFKEAGIIE
- a CDS encoding helix-turn-helix domain-containing protein, which translates into the protein MEKTIIQKVMEQEGMNQSRAAKRLGINRTTLWRKLNS